A window of the Juglans microcarpa x Juglans regia isolate MS1-56 chromosome 5D, Jm3101_v1.0, whole genome shotgun sequence genome harbors these coding sequences:
- the LOC121266113 gene encoding heavy metal-associated isoprenylated plant protein 7-like: protein MGEENKEQGKKEEKKEENAEEKKEEEPQEIVLKVDMHCEACARKVARALKGFEGVEDVTTDSKASKVVVKGKAADPIKVCERLQKKSGRKVEIISPLPKPAEENKEENKEPKEEKKEEPPAVVTVVLKVRMHCEACAQVLQKRIRKIQGVESVETDLANDQVVVKGVVEPTMLVDYVYKRTKKQASIVKDEEKKEEEKKVEEKKEDKEGEKKDEEEGKGSEDDKKSDIKKSEYWPSKYFSEYAYPPQIFSDENPNACSVM from the exons ATGGGTGaa GAAAACAAGGAAcagggaaagaaagaggaaaagaaagaagaaaacgcagaagagaaaaaagaagaagaaccacaAGAGATTGTACTCAAGGTTGATATGCATTGCGAGGCCTGTGCTAGGAAAGTGGCAAGAGCCTTGAAAGGATTTGAAG GAGTGGAGGATGTAACCACAGATAGCAAGGCCAGCAAAGTGGTGGTGAAAGGAAAGGCAGCAGACCCCATAAAGGTGTGCGAAAGGCTACAAAAGAAAAGTGGCAGAAAGGTAGAGATAATTTCTCCTTTGCCAAAACCAGCcgaagaaaacaaagaagaaaacaaagaacccaaggaagagaaaaaagaagag CCTCCTGCTGTTGTAACGGTAGTTCTGAAAGTCCGAATGCATTGCGAAGCATGCGCTCAAGTTTTACAGAAGCGAATCCGAAAGATACAAG GCGTTGAATCGGTAGAAACTGACCTAGCCAATGACCAAGTAGTAGTAAAAGGAGTTGTCGAACCAACGATGCTGGTTGACTATGTGTACAAGAGAACAAAGAAGCAAGCTTCAATAGtgaaagatgaagaaaagaaagaggaagaaaagaaagtagaagaaaagaaggaagacaaagaaggagaaaagaaagatgAGGAAGAAGGCAAGGGATCAGAGGACGACAAGAAGAGTGACATCAAGAAAAGTGAATATTGGCCATCCAAGTACTTCTCGGAGTATGCATACCCACCACAGATTTTCAGCGATGAAAACCCCAATGCTTGTTCGGTTATGTGA
- the LOC121265260 gene encoding pollen-specific leucine-rich repeat extensin-like protein 2 isoform X3: MVLEVDLQCHRCYKKVKKVLCKIPQIQDQVYDEKKNLVMIKVVCCSPEKIKQKIICKGGDSIKSIEIKQPPKPDEKKPAEKPTEPEKPKDPPKPAEKPKEPEKPKDPPKPAEKPKEPEKPKEKAADPPKPAEKPKEPAPAPAPKPPVVVPCYPVLPAGNPIGTCCSSCYEGRGGGPCFHGHGGPPPSYEGYGRPVYDSYGGGYYRPACYVSRCDYFNEENTSGCTIM, encoded by the exons ATGGTGCTCGAGGTTGACCTTCAGTGCCATCGCTGCTACAAGAAGGTGAAGAAGGTTCTATGCAAAATCCCTC AAATACAAGACCAGGTGTATGACGAGAAGAAAAACTTGGTGATGATCAAAGTTGTATGCTGCTCTCCCGAAAAGATTAAGCAAAAGATTATCTGCAAGGGTGGTGATTCCATTAAGAGCATTGAGATCAAACAGCCCCCGAAGCCAGATGAAAAGAAGCCAGCTGAGAAGCCGACAGAACCGGAGAAACCAAAGGATCCTCCGAAGCCAGCTGAGAAGCCGAAAGAACCGGAGAAACCAAAGG ATCCTCCCAAGCCAGCCGAGAAGCCGAAAGAGCCCGAGAAGCCAAAGGAGAAAGCTGCGGATCCTCCCAAGCCAGCTGAAAAGCCTAAAGAACCGGCACCGGCACCGGCACCTAAGCCTCCCGTCGTCGTGCCTTGTTATCCAGTACTACCGGCCGGTAATCCAATTGGGACGTGTTGTTCATCATGTTATGAGGGTCGTGGCGGGGGGCCATGTTTTCACGGTCATGGCGGGCCACCTCCAAGTTATGAGGGCTATGGAAGGCCAGTGTATGATAGTTATGGTGGAGGTTATTACAGGCCAGCCTGCTACGTAAGCCGTTGTGACTATTTCAATGAAGAAAACACATCAGGATGCACAATCATGTAA
- the LOC121265260 gene encoding protein PYRICULARIA ORYZAE RESISTANCE 21 isoform X2, protein MVEKATTIMVLEVDLQCHRCYKKVKKVLCKIPQIQDQVYDEKKNLVMIKVVCCSPEKIKQKIICKGGDSIKSIEIKQPPKPKEPEKPKAKAKDPPKPAEKPKESEKPKEKPANPPKPAEKPKEPEKPKEKAADPPKPAEKPKEPAPAPAPKPPVVVPCYPVLPAGNPIGTCCSSCYEGRGGGPCFHGHGGPPPSYEGYGRPVYDSYGGGYYRPACYVSRCDYFNEENTSGCTIM, encoded by the exons ATGGTGGAAAAG GCTACTACAATAATGGTGCTCGAGGTTGACCTTCAGTGCCATCGCTGCTACAAGAAGGTGAAGAAGGTTCTATGCAAAATCCCTC AAATACAAGACCAGGTGTATGACGAGAAGAAAAACTTGGTGATGATCAAAGTTGTATGCTGCTCTCCCGAAAAGATTAAGCAAAAGATTATCTGCAAGGGTGGTGATTCCATTAAGAGCATTGAGATCAAACAGCCCCC GAAGCCGAAAGAACCGGAGAAACCAAAGGCGAAAGCAAAGGATCCTCCCAAGCCAGCTGAGAAGCCGAAAGAATCCGAGAAGCCTAAGGAAAAACCTGCGAATCCTCCCAAGCCAGCCGAGAAGCCGAAAGAGCCCGAGAAGCCAAAGGAGAAAGCTGCGGATCCTCCCAAGCCAGCTGAAAAGCCTAAAGAACCGGCACCGGCACCGGCACCTAAGCCTCCCGTCGTCGTGCCTTGTTATCCAGTACTACCGGCCGGTAATCCAATTGGGACGTGTTGTTCATCATGTTATGAGGGTCGTGGCGGGGGGCCATGTTTTCACGGTCATGGCGGGCCACCTCCAAGTTATGAGGGCTATGGAAGGCCAGTGTATGATAGTTATGGTGGAGGTTATTACAGGCCAGCCTGCTACGTAAGCCGTTGTGACTATTTCAATGAAGAAAACACATCAGGATGCACAATCATGTAA
- the LOC121265260 gene encoding pollen-specific leucine-rich repeat extensin-like protein 2 isoform X5, with amino-acid sequence MQNPSSEIQDQVYDEKKNLVMIKVVCCSPEKIKQKIICKGGDSIKSIEIKQPPKPDEKKPAEKPTEPEKPKDPPKPAEKPKEPEKPKDPPKPAEKPKEPEKPKEKAADPPKPAEKPKEPAPAPAPKPPVVVPCYPVLPAGNPIGTCCSSCYEGRGGGPCFHGHGGPPPSYEGYGRPVYDSYGGGYYRPACYVSRCDYFNEENTSGCTIM; translated from the exons ATGCAAAATCCCTC ATCAGAAATACAAGACCAGGTGTATGACGAGAAGAAAAACTTGGTGATGATCAAAGTTGTATGCTGCTCTCCCGAAAAGATTAAGCAAAAGATTATCTGCAAGGGTGGTGATTCCATTAAGAGCATTGAGATCAAACAGCCCCCGAAGCCAGATGAAAAGAAGCCAGCTGAGAAGCCGACAGAACCGGAGAAACCAAAGGATCCTCCGAAGCCAGCTGAGAAGCCGAAAGAACCGGAGAAACCAAAGG ATCCTCCCAAGCCAGCCGAGAAGCCGAAAGAGCCCGAGAAGCCAAAGGAGAAAGCTGCGGATCCTCCCAAGCCAGCTGAAAAGCCTAAAGAACCGGCACCGGCACCGGCACCTAAGCCTCCCGTCGTCGTGCCTTGTTATCCAGTACTACCGGCCGGTAATCCAATTGGGACGTGTTGTTCATCATGTTATGAGGGTCGTGGCGGGGGGCCATGTTTTCACGGTCATGGCGGGCCACCTCCAAGTTATGAGGGCTATGGAAGGCCAGTGTATGATAGTTATGGTGGAGGTTATTACAGGCCAGCCTGCTACGTAAGCCGTTGTGACTATTTCAATGAAGAAAACACATCAGGATGCACAATCATGTAA
- the LOC121265260 gene encoding pollen-specific leucine-rich repeat extensin-like protein 2 isoform X1: MVEKATTIMVLEVDLQCHRCYKKVKKVLCKIPQIQDQVYDEKKNLVMIKVVCCSPEKIKQKIICKGGDSIKSIEIKQPPKPDEKKPAEKPTEPEKPKDPPKPAEKPKEPEKPKDPPKPAEKPKEPEKPKEKAADPPKPAEKPKEPAPAPAPKPPVVVPCYPVLPAGNPIGTCCSSCYEGRGGGPCFHGHGGPPPSYEGYGRPVYDSYGGGYYRPACYVSRCDYFNEENTSGCTIM, from the exons ATGGTGGAAAAG GCTACTACAATAATGGTGCTCGAGGTTGACCTTCAGTGCCATCGCTGCTACAAGAAGGTGAAGAAGGTTCTATGCAAAATCCCTC AAATACAAGACCAGGTGTATGACGAGAAGAAAAACTTGGTGATGATCAAAGTTGTATGCTGCTCTCCCGAAAAGATTAAGCAAAAGATTATCTGCAAGGGTGGTGATTCCATTAAGAGCATTGAGATCAAACAGCCCCCGAAGCCAGATGAAAAGAAGCCAGCTGAGAAGCCGACAGAACCGGAGAAACCAAAGGATCCTCCGAAGCCAGCTGAGAAGCCGAAAGAACCGGAGAAACCAAAGG ATCCTCCCAAGCCAGCCGAGAAGCCGAAAGAGCCCGAGAAGCCAAAGGAGAAAGCTGCGGATCCTCCCAAGCCAGCTGAAAAGCCTAAAGAACCGGCACCGGCACCGGCACCTAAGCCTCCCGTCGTCGTGCCTTGTTATCCAGTACTACCGGCCGGTAATCCAATTGGGACGTGTTGTTCATCATGTTATGAGGGTCGTGGCGGGGGGCCATGTTTTCACGGTCATGGCGGGCCACCTCCAAGTTATGAGGGCTATGGAAGGCCAGTGTATGATAGTTATGGTGGAGGTTATTACAGGCCAGCCTGCTACGTAAGCCGTTGTGACTATTTCAATGAAGAAAACACATCAGGATGCACAATCATGTAA
- the LOC121265260 gene encoding protein PYRICULARIA ORYZAE RESISTANCE 21 isoform X4, with protein sequence MVEKATTIMVLEVDLQCHRCYKKVKKVLCKIPQIQDQVYDEKKNLVMIKVVCCSPEKIKQKIICKGGDSIKSIEIKQPPKPKEPEKPKDPPKPAEKPKEPEKPKEKAADPPKPAEKPKEPAPAPAPKPPVVVPCYPVLPAGNPIGTCCSSCYEGRGGGPCFHGHGGPPPSYEGYGRPVYDSYGGGYYRPACYVSRCDYFNEENTSGCTIM encoded by the exons ATGGTGGAAAAG GCTACTACAATAATGGTGCTCGAGGTTGACCTTCAGTGCCATCGCTGCTACAAGAAGGTGAAGAAGGTTCTATGCAAAATCCCTC AAATACAAGACCAGGTGTATGACGAGAAGAAAAACTTGGTGATGATCAAAGTTGTATGCTGCTCTCCCGAAAAGATTAAGCAAAAGATTATCTGCAAGGGTGGTGATTCCATTAAGAGCATTGAGATCAAACAGCCCCC GAAGCCGAAAGAACCGGAGAAACCAAAGG ATCCTCCCAAGCCAGCCGAGAAGCCGAAAGAGCCCGAGAAGCCAAAGGAGAAAGCTGCGGATCCTCCCAAGCCAGCTGAAAAGCCTAAAGAACCGGCACCGGCACCGGCACCTAAGCCTCCCGTCGTCGTGCCTTGTTATCCAGTACTACCGGCCGGTAATCCAATTGGGACGTGTTGTTCATCATGTTATGAGGGTCGTGGCGGGGGGCCATGTTTTCACGGTCATGGCGGGCCACCTCCAAGTTATGAGGGCTATGGAAGGCCAGTGTATGATAGTTATGGTGGAGGTTATTACAGGCCAGCCTGCTACGTAAGCCGTTGTGACTATTTCAATGAAGAAAACACATCAGGATGCACAATCATGTAA